From one Thalassospira lucentensis genomic stretch:
- a CDS encoding carbohydrate ABC transporter permease, protein MMTKNIRREDMSRAVIVHAILLTYTLVALYPIFLVIINAFKSRKGIFSAPMSLPNAETFSLEGFTKVLARSNFELFFFNSFTVTVVTIVIVLLLASMAAWALSEYKFPGNTWLALYLAVGIMVPIRLGSVSILNLIVELGLINTLTALILVYVAQGLPLAIFILTEFMHQIPKDLKEAARCDGVGEFKIFFAVILPLIRPAVATVAVFTMIPIWNDLWFPLILAPGDGKQTITLGIQQFIGQYVTDWNAVLASLSLAIIPILILYLIFSRQLIRGLTSGAVK, encoded by the coding sequence ATGATGACTAAAAATATCCGTCGTGAAGACATGTCGCGTGCCGTGATCGTGCATGCGATCCTGCTGACCTACACTTTGGTGGCGCTGTATCCGATCTTTCTCGTGATCATCAACGCCTTCAAATCCCGCAAGGGGATTTTCAGCGCCCCGATGAGCCTGCCGAACGCTGAAACCTTCAGCCTTGAAGGCTTCACCAAGGTTCTGGCGAGATCAAATTTCGAGTTGTTTTTCTTTAACAGCTTCACCGTCACGGTCGTGACCATCGTTATTGTTCTGCTGCTTGCTTCCATGGCGGCCTGGGCGCTTTCGGAATACAAGTTTCCCGGCAATACCTGGCTTGCGCTTTATCTGGCGGTTGGCATCATGGTGCCGATCCGGCTGGGCTCGGTTTCGATCCTGAACCTGATTGTTGAATTGGGCCTGATCAATACGCTGACTGCTCTTATCCTTGTCTATGTCGCGCAGGGACTGCCGTTGGCGATCTTTATCCTGACCGAATTCATGCACCAAATACCCAAGGATTTGAAAGAAGCCGCCCGTTGCGACGGGGTCGGTGAATTCAAGATTTTCTTTGCGGTTATCCTGCCGCTGATCCGGCCGGCCGTGGCAACGGTCGCGGTATTTACCATGATCCCGATCTGGAATGACCTTTGGTTCCCACTGATCCTGGCGCCGGGTGATGGCAAGCAAACCATCACGCTGGGGATCCAGCAATTCATCGGTCAGTACGTTACCGACTGGAACGCGGTTCTGGCATCGCTGAGCCTCGCGATCATTCCGATCCTGATCCTTTATCTGATTTTCTCCCGACAACTCATTCGCGGCCTGACATCTGGCGCGGTGAAATGA
- a CDS encoding sn-glycerol-3-phosphate ABC transporter ATP-binding protein UgpC, whose translation MADLKLDQIRKSYGAVDVLHGIDLDVKDGEFVVFVGPSGCGKSTLLRIIAGLEDITGGDLMIGGDVVNTKSPRDRGIAMVFQSYALYPHMTVYKNMAFGLKLANHDKSAIDQRVREAARILQLDQLLDRRPSELSGGQRQRVAIGRAIVRQPKVFLFDEPLSNLDAALRVQTRIEIAKLHQELESTIVYVTHDQVEAMTLADKIVVMNAGNVEQVGSPMQLYHHPQTRFVAGFIGSPAMNFTTVHIDAVEQGKVTVTVPGGAKAVLPFDVAAGDVGKDVELGVRPEHLSPGEQGDLSISGEVDVVEKLGDFTYLYIKLANGDRFTIRAPGHSRIKIGETVSAAAEAGASHLFDANGKAYEKLQCPAEYSADE comes from the coding sequence ATGGCTGATTTGAAACTTGACCAGATCCGAAAAAGCTATGGCGCTGTTGATGTGCTGCATGGCATCGATCTGGATGTTAAGGACGGCGAGTTTGTCGTCTTTGTGGGGCCGTCGGGCTGCGGAAAATCGACGTTGCTTCGCATCATCGCCGGTCTGGAAGACATCACCGGTGGTGATCTGATGATCGGTGGGGACGTCGTGAATACCAAAAGCCCGCGCGACCGCGGGATCGCCATGGTGTTCCAGTCCTATGCGCTTTATCCGCATATGACAGTCTATAAGAACATGGCATTTGGTCTGAAACTGGCCAATCACGACAAGTCGGCAATTGATCAACGGGTGCGCGAAGCCGCTCGTATCCTGCAACTGGACCAGCTTCTGGATCGCCGTCCGTCTGAATTGTCGGGTGGGCAGCGCCAGCGCGTGGCGATTGGCCGTGCGATTGTGCGCCAACCGAAAGTATTCCTGTTTGACGAACCGCTATCGAACCTTGATGCTGCCTTGCGTGTGCAGACCCGCATCGAGATTGCCAAGCTGCATCAGGAACTGGAATCGACAATTGTCTATGTCACGCATGATCAGGTCGAAGCGATGACGCTTGCCGACAAGATCGTTGTGATGAATGCCGGCAATGTCGAGCAGGTCGGATCTCCGATGCAGCTTTATCATCATCCGCAAACACGCTTTGTTGCCGGTTTTATCGGATCGCCTGCGATGAATTTCACGACTGTTCATATTGATGCTGTCGAACAGGGCAAGGTAACCGTTACCGTGCCGGGAGGCGCCAAGGCTGTTCTGCCGTTTGACGTGGCCGCAGGTGATGTTGGCAAGGATGTCGAACTGGGAGTCCGGCCGGAGCATCTTTCACCGGGTGAGCAGGGGGATTTGTCGATTTCCGGCGAGGTCGATGTTGTCGAGAAGCTCGGCGACTTTACCTATTTGTACATCAAGCTGGCGAACGGGGACCGCTTCACAATTCGTGCGCCTGGCCACAGCCGTATTAAAATTGGCGAAACTGTCAGTGCCGCAGCCGAAGCCG